Genomic segment of Malus domestica chromosome 15, GDT2T_hap1:
GTAAAATTGGCTGGGAAAAAGGCGAAAAATCTGACAGGGTAACTCATTCCGAACATGGAAAATCAAGGAGAAAGTCTAGAAACAAGGATCGCAAGCTTGACAGTGATGACAGACCTCGGCAGGGTAGCAGCCAATCTAGCCACAGGAGACACTCAAGTGGCTTGGATGATGCCACAGATTCATCCGATGGTGACAAAGAATCTGTAAGGAAACACAAGAGGCACCATGCAGGTCATAGATCTCGTGATCACAAACGACCAAGGTTAGCCCCTTGAGATTCGTCTCTAAGAGTTGTTAGAAGTCTGTCCACAAGGAAGAATGTAACTTATTACAAATTTAACCTGTTTACAGATATGTAGGCTGTGAAACCgtgttctcttcttttttttccaaaggGGAACACCTGGTGGCAAGCCACGGTTATCCATCCCTTCCTCTTCTCCCTGACCACAAGTTTGGCTTCCACACCAGTAGCAGGTTTCAAACCCGAGAccttcaatttttagttttatgaaaGTCTCGTAATCCGCTATTTACCACACCGTGTTCTCAGTTATCAGTTAGTTGTGAAACCCTGTTCTTATTATATTGGTTCCATGTTATCAGTTAGTTGTGAAACCCTGTTCTTATTGTATTGGTTCCATGTTTTCAAATGAAATTGtgaatgggtttttttttaaatgaaattgTGAATTGGTGCATTTTCGAATTCGACGTATATTATGATAGGTGTCTGCTCATACATCGGCTGGGAAAACGGTGGTGGCGTCGTATGCAATTGCAATGTCTCTAAGAAAAAAGCAGAGAGTGATATACACTTCACGAATCAAAGCACTGAGCAACCAAAAGTATAGAGAGTTCAAAGAGGAGTTTTCCGACGTTGGTTTGATGACTGGCGATGTAACTATCGGCCCCAATGCTTCCTACTTGGATGCTATGCACGCATTTTTTTGGTTGGCTTTTTTGGgtgttttttctttgttgggCTTTTGTCACGATACTTTCAAATTCTATGACATGTATAATTCTTAAGTGCGCGTACAACTATTATTAAATTGACATACCAATATACCTTACCATTTAAGAAATGCTACTCTGCCAGTCTGCCTTGTACAACAATTTAACTGAGATATTTCGCTACTGCAGGATTCCTACACGAATGCAAAAACACGGACAGAAGCAGTGAAGTAAACGGATGCCGAAGCCGACAACACAATTCAGGACCCGAGTGGTGGAGGCGGCAGCATAACATCTCtcctttgttgttgttgctttgGGCGTTTGTGTTTGTATAACCGGTACGCCATACACAGGATTTGGATCCGTTTATTGCTGATAAGATGTGGTCGGAATTGGATGGAGATACTgtgtgctgctgctgctgacCTTGGTGTTGAAAGCAGTTTCTTGTTGGCTTGGAACTGGATCATGATGGTGATAGGCAAACTCTGGAGCAGGCTGGACTGGAGGTGCCAAAGGAGTCTCGTAGATGTAGTCAGCATCCAACCATGGTGGTAAGGGTGGAGCCGAGGGTTGGGTTGAGGAGGAGGAGTATGAGCAGCAATAGTGGCCgggtggtggcggtggtggtcGTCGAGGTGGTGGGGGAGGATAATAGAGTTGGTGGTGagtcttcttttttctctttttttctagACCAAAACTTGAGCTTCTTCACAGTTGTAATCATTTCTTCTCTTTTGACTGCGAGCAGTTGAAGGCCGGTGGAATTTGGAATTTCGGTGAGAGCAGCAGCCTGAGCAGGAGGAATTGATAAGTTTGTAAACACTGAAAAGCTTCTTCCTCACGAAAAACTTGGCGCAATTCACTTGCAAGCAAGAGATACAAGGCTATACATTTATGTACAAAAGCTCGATTCAACATGTCTCAACGAGTACAAAAGGTAGaaaataaatttcaaaaaaaaaaaaagaagatgaacagCATGTACCTTGCCGTACACAGTGGAAAACTTTGGTAGCCCAGTTGGGTCCAAACAAGCAAGCACTATGAGCTCCTCGCGACAAAAGAACAAACAATAACCAAAACACCCAACCTCTGCTGCAATCAACAATTCTTCGGATTGCATGTGCATTATAGACCGCTGCCCCGCTCCATATCAGCATGCAGGGAAACTTGGCATGGATCATCGCCAACCACGGATCATCCCCAACCATCATCATGTCATCTTCATCATCGGTGTAGACAACCTGCCATTTCTTTGTAGACCTACAGAGCTCACCTTCAATATCGAACATCTCTTCTAGTTTCTTAAGCAGATCCTCGTACCGCTCAAACCGTGTCAAATCTACAGCTCTTCCAACAGCGATCCCTTGCATGTGAAcctaagaaatttaaaaaagaaagaaaaactcaGCCAGATAGTCACCACCAACACCTAAGGCCCAACGACTTATTAAAAGAAGGAAGTGGCATGAACCGGTGCAATGTCCAATTCAAAATGTATTGTAATAATAAATGCAATAGTATTCAGTCGATCAGTCAAATGACAGTAATGACAGTAATGACTATGTTGGAATAGTATTCAGTCGACCTAAAGTTGTTTGGAATATTATTCAGTCGACCTAAAGTTTCTGTGCTAAATGGCTCAAGCAATAGTATTCAGTCGACCTAAAGTTGTTTGGAATAGTATTCAGTCGATCTAAAGTTTTTGTGCTAAATGGCTCAAGCAATAGTATTCAGTCGACCTAAAGTTGTTTGGAATAGTATTCAGTCGACCTAAAGTTTCTGTGCTAAATGGCTCAAGCAAGTCAACTCGTATGTCAACTCGTATCACAACACCACCACAGCGGCCATGGATCACCACACCACCACAGCGGCCTGTCAATAGCactctgattttttttattaatttctaaaaatcaaacataatcctcaactataaaaattaaattctcTCTAAACAGAACATAACTTGGATGCTTAAAAATCAAACAGTTAATAAAAGGAAGTAGAACAATTAGGTTCATTGAATCTTCTCCATTATAATTGCCTATCAATAGATAAGCACAATTAAAACATCTCCAGTATTATTTGGGAATAGGAAGCCACTTCCTACCTTTTCAACGCCTCCATGTTATTAATTCATGAATTTGATTAAATCTATTTTTTATGTAGTTTTTGTAGGAACTGATTCTGCATTGAGTAACAAAATGATTCTGCATGAAGTAACAAACTGATTCTGCATGGAGTAACAAAATGATTCTGCATTGAGTAACAAACTGATTCTGCATTGAGTCCACATAGCATATGTTATACTGCAGCTCCAAATTTAGAGGGAAGTCAAAAAAGAGAGGTGGGATATCATCCTTTACAGGTCACTATATATCTCTTCATTGTACAGGTTGTCCATTGACTACAGCTATTTGTATTAAACAGTAATTCCTTATGGTTTTTGACATTATTAAGCAAAAACATCATTTCAAAGGATGCAGTTACACAATTCAACCCACTGAGCCAATAAATCCAAGGACTAACGAAAAACAGCATGGTTACCTGTAGATAAACTTAAAGCTCGGACGTACCTGTTCCATATGACCATGTGGAAAGTAAGTAATAAACTCGCTCCCCTTCGTGTGGAAGGGTGACGAGGAGACCAGCGCAAGCATCCTATAAATGTTTTACTTGGATTCTTTTCACTCCTTGGCTTATTAGATGATACATTGTTTTGTTGTCGGCTTATCATCCTAACTTTAAACTACATAAAAAACTTGGATGTATCATGTTAGGTAGATCACTCTCCACTGGATGTAGGTAGCATAAGATATGGCTATCAAATCACACGAGGAACAATTCCCTTACATAGCCATGACCTGTGGTAATCCTTAAACTCAAAGGATCAGAATTTTTCTATAAATGCAAAATGAAGTTTTATAAGTGAGCCAATTCTTAGGGTCTATAAAAACTCAAACATTCCAGTTTAATTAAGTCATCCAGCACTTAGCCTTCTGTCAGAAAACTTGACATACTCCTGCTCATTCACTACAATGAATTTATAACTTCTCTAAAAAACTTAAATACgtttatggtaaaacaatttTAGTAAAAgcattaataaaataattactCCCAAAAATCTAACTAAGGCATGGCCTCAATAAGATTTGTATCCACATTAATGCATAGTTTGATACCCTACTCTTATCGCTAGGTACAAGAGTTTGATTGCCATCACTTTATGTACGAGAAATTGGCAATTTAACCTCCGAGTTGTTTTGGTGCAATTTGAATGGGAGAACCAACATTGAAGACACAAGTAGTATATTGTCAAGCAAGGAGTATAAAGTTATAAACCAACCATCTAAAATAAAAACACGAACAAAGTGCCAGCACAATCACACTGGCTATAAGGgaaagaagagggagagagagagagagagcaaataATTGAAAGAAGCAGACTAAAAACTAACTGAGTCGAGTCAGTCGCACACAGCCAGGTTCTCATACTCTTTGCCAGAGATGGCTGCTTCCATGACATGGTACGGGCCAACTTCCCCATTACTATCCAAGAACAACTTCAACAAGTTGTCCGAGAAGCCATCCAGGGTGCTCACCCCTGGTCGCCTACAAGGCGCCACGGGAGTCCCCCATGACTGGAGCTTCCAATACACAATCTGCGGCACCGCATCTTCGTACCCTTTCGCCTTAAACTTGTTTTGTATTGCCTCATAATCAGACTCCGCCAGGTCAATGGTTTGGAAGTCGGTCAacaccaagaccttcttgaTCATCTGATCCGGCCTCAAATTCCCATCCACAGCCACCTCGAGAATCAGATCAAACACTTTGCCAAGATCAATTTCCAGGGCGCAATGCATCCTCCTCACAAACGCGCACATGGACTTGAGATCATCATCGCCCTGCGGTGTGGCCAAATTGTGCAGCTGAGGGTTCGAACTGAAATTGATCACCTTTCCTTTCCACGGCTCTTCACTCAGTTGGGACGCCAAGACTGACAAGGCCACCGACACATTCATGTGGGCCACTGTAGGCGAGACGTTACACACGGCCAAGCAGTTGCTCAACTTATTGCCCTGCTTCAAGTAGATGTCCTCCACCATTCTCCTCCACTGAAGCTCAGCTGCTTGCCCGACATCCTCATCATCCACGTACCCTATGATGTCATGTGGGAGGAGAGCGCCGGGCTCAATGGGCTGGCCGAGGCCGCCTTTCAACTCATCCAAATACTTCTTAACGGGGCAGAATCCTCGATGAGTGAGCGAGGAGTTAGAGAGCAAGAAGTTTGTCAAGGGCACCAGCACCTCCGTCCGGAGGCGAGCTCGGACTCTCTGGGCGTAATCAAGGCCTTGGTATTCCTCCTCCGGGCATGATTCTTCTCGGGGGAAAAGAATCCTGGCAATGCTTTCGCAGAGCAGAGTGGAGGAGCGGTCCAGGGAGGAGCCGATGGGAGGGCAATACAACGCTGCTGAGCTTATGTCCATGTaaggctgctgctgctgctgcttcaaGTTTCGCATATCAGAGCGCAAGTGGTCCGCAAAGAGATCAGAAACCCGGTCGAGTAAGAAGCGATAATCCGAGTCACCCTCGTACCTGTCACGGGCTCGTGCAAGGCGGTTGAGAATCTGGACGAAGTCATCCATAGTCCCGACCGACTCGGTAAACTCGCCGGCGATAGAGGCGGCGTTGCAGGCAAGAGTCTTGGGGTGGTTGCGGTGGAGCCATAAGGCGGCACTGTAGAAGGCTTTTTCATCAGATTTTCCGAGATCATTCGAATCGTCCCGTAGGTTACAAATGAGCTTGAGGGTGGTGAGGGGATTGTGGGACCAGGCCATCGGCAGCACTTGGTTGAGATATTTATAGGCCGTCCGCGTCCGGGTGGCTGGGTCTGGTTGGACTTGGACGCCAAAATACAGATCAAGGCAAGGGTCCCCCATGGATTGGGGTTGTTTGCGCAGATCTGCGTCTGAAGGCGGGGgaggacgaagaagaagatCAGCAGCAGCGGTTGTGTAATTGCTTGCCTTCACAACCGAGGGGAGGATTTTTTTGGCAGGATtcgtcatcatcatcttcatcgttactttgtttttgtttttttgaaacCGGTTTTGTTCGCAGGGTCGGGGCGTTGGGTGTTTCTTTGGTACTAGGTAGTATGGAATACCACGACAATTGAATGACGTGGATCCCGGAAAACCAAACTATTAAATGCCCGTATCAGTATCAGCCGTGAGAATGCAATAATCTATTGTCATCCATAAATAAGGgaagaacaaacaaacaactagAATGTGATTAGGTTTCTTAATAATAAtgacaacaaacaaacaactagAATGCGATTAGAtttccttaataataataataacaacaaaCAATTAGAATGTGATTAGATTTCCTTAACGATAATAATTAGAATGCGAATGGATTTCCTTAACAATAATAACAACAAACAAGTATTAGAATGCGAATGGATTTCCATAACAATAATTAGAATGCGATTAAATTATCAAGTCTTACATTTCAAGAAGTTGAATCCACGGAGAATAATATTTTAGTTAAACATCTGCAAGAAGAGCTTAGAAACTTTGTAAGTTTTGTTGCCGATCTTTTCTTTCTAATGAATCAAATTGTTTCTTCCTATTGAATCTTCAGGTTCTCTATGAAGTTGATTGATGATCATTCTTAattagttcttttttttttacaaaaaaatcttCAGCCCTCGAAAGATTAATTTTTGGTTTGGCGGTTTATAAAATTCTGAACATTAATGATTAAGTAGCCAATATGTCTGTATATGTTCGATGGTGCATGCATTGTTAGTTTGGTAATGTGATTTGGGTCATTTGGCCTAGGGGTAAGGAGTATATTGTTATGCGTAGTTGTGGTAGTTTGAGTTTTGCCTCATCAACCTTTTATATTTCAGCATAGATTTTGTATTGTTATAGAAGATGAAGAAGGGTAAAAGTTTATCATTTGGTATAAAAGAAATTGTAGAATtctgaacaaaaagaaaaattttaaaatactttGGGCGAGAATATTTTCTTTTGTGTTATTAGGAAGTTTGAACAGATTTCGAGAAGCTCCCGTTTGAAAGAGAGTTGTGTATGACTGATTTCATCTTTTCTAGACTAATATCTTTCTCTTGACTAGATATGTCCCTCCTTTGACTAGTCTGCATTTCTTTTGTATTTCAATaacattttctttctaaattccTAGGATGCTGAAGTAAGGGAAGCAAGAAAGCTGAAGTCAGCTcatgaaaatgttgagttattgaaggaaaaattgttgGAAGAAAAGAGGCGTAGAGAGAGGGTAGAAGCAGAGTTATCCAAACGACAAGAATTACAGCTTAGTATGAAGAAGTTGGAGGATGAATTGACTTCTTGGAAGTTGATCATTGAAGACATTCCAGGCGTGTCATGTTCTGAGGATTTACCAGTTAAATTCGCATCATTACAAAAGTATGTGAATAGCTCATTTCAGTCCTTTGAACCAGCATTGTTAGATCATTTAGACGAATGAATAAATTCATAAGCAGAGGCCTAAACAGTGAGGCTTTCCTTGATGCATCTTATTCTTCTTCCATTGACAGATTGATGTGCAACTACAGCTGAATCCAGCGATTCCTTGACCCTTTTCTTCTTGAAAATCATCTCATTTCCTTGCGGGGTGATTTCAGCAGGCGCCTTATTGTACATTGTCCCCCAATCATCAACCTCACTACCGTCCTTTGAATTCCGGACCTGCCATACACACCGCAAGCAATAGGCAACAGGCAATAGGGCTACCAAACGGAAAGTAATATATAACCACAATGCTAAGAAGGAGTTGATCTGCCATCCCTCTAAACAGAATTTTGAAGTATCCTAGTTCTAGCAGACAACGCATCTATGCTACCCATTAAATATTAGCACAAGCAGTGACCTAACATTAACAACCTTCATTTCACAACACActatatttttagtttggttTCCAAATGAAAGACCATGCCTCTTAACACGGGCAGGAACCTATCATATCATGTTCAGACTCAACTTGAAGAGTGACTTCGGGAGAGGGAATTGCTGCAGTCTCAACTTGTACCGTTGTAGGCTGCTTCTGCCTTTTCTGATAAGTTTTGTGGACAACCGGAGGTACAATTCCCTGATTCTTATCCGTTATCTACTGATCCTATTGAATCTAACCTTGATAATTTAGAACCTCTTATCAACCGACAACAGAAGCCTCTTGCAACCCCATATAAAAAGACCACTGCTCCACAAAAGGGGCTTACAGATGATGcgaccaaaaagaaacaaaacgggGGTACAAACAATGCAGAATCAGCAGCAGTCGTGACCAGTAAGGAACAGCACAATTAGAATACAGAAAGAAAATGACAGTGAACATTTTTCACTTTCCAACACTTACTCCCTAAACAAGCAGAACCCACAACCAAGT
This window contains:
- the LOC139192107 gene encoding uncharacterized protein isoform X2, with amino-acid sequence MREADSLVENLKSRGTHESSSVGPDDTRFNSDVLTDKEDRWEPENSSVENEIYHTSKRKAGSSESCDSGRPGPSKGRDESSDFDSEVYYYSKIGWEKGEKSDRVTHSEHGKSRRKSRNKDRKLDSDDRPRQGSSQSSHRRHSSGLDDATDSSDGDKESVRKHKRHHAGHRSRDHKRPRYVGCETVFSSFFSKGEHLVASHGYPSLPLLPDHKFGFHTSSRIPTRMQKHGQKQ
- the LOC139192107 gene encoding uncharacterized protein isoform X1, translating into MREADSLVENLKSRGTHESSSVGPDDTRFNSDVLTDKEDRWEPENSSVENEIYHTSKRKAGSSESCDSGRPGPSKGRDESSDFDSEVYYYSKIGWEKGEKSDRVTHSEHGKSRRKSRNKDRKLDSDDRPRQGSSQSSHRRHSSGLDDATDSSDGDKESVRKHKRHHAGHRSRDHKRPRYVGCETVFSSFFSKGEHLVASHGYPSLPLLPDHKFGFHTSSRCLLIHRLGKRWWRRMQLQCL
- the LOC139192107 gene encoding uncharacterized protein isoform X3, whose product is MREADSLVENLKSRGTHESSSVGPDDTRFNSDVLTDKEDRWEPENSSVENEIYHTSKRKAGSSESCDSGRPGPSKGRDESSDFDSEVYYYSKIGWEKGEKSDRVTHSEHGKSRRKSRNKDRKLDSDDRPRQGSSQSSHRRHSSGLDDATDSSDGDKESVRKHKRHHAGHRSRDHKRPRCLLIHRLGKRWWRRMQLQCL
- the LOC103402507 gene encoding uncharacterized protein; translation: MKMMMTNPAKKILPSVVKASNYTTAAADLLLRPPPPSDADLRKQPQSMGDPCLDLYFGVQVQPDPATRTRTAYKYLNQVLPMAWSHNPLTTLKLICNLRDDSNDLGKSDEKAFYSAALWLHRNHPKTLACNAASIAGEFTESVGTMDDFVQILNRLARARDRYEGDSDYRFLLDRVSDLFADHLRSDMRNLKQQQQQPYMDISSAALYCPPIGSSLDRSSTLLCESIARILFPREESCPEEEYQGLDYAQRVRARLRTEVLVPLTNFLLSNSSLTHRGFCPVKKYLDELKGGLGQPIEPGALLPHDIIGYVDDEDVGQAAELQWRRMVEDIYLKQGNKLSNCLAVCNVSPTVAHMNVSVALSVLASQLSEEPWKGKVINFSSNPQLHNLATPQGDDDLKSMCAFVRRMHCALEIDLGKVFDLILEVAVDGNLRPDQMIKKVLVLTDFQTIDLAESDYEAIQNKFKAKGYEDAVPQIVYWKLQSWGTPVAPCRRPGVSTLDGFSDNLLKLFLDSNGEVGPYHVMEAAISGKEYENLAVCD
- the LOC139192107 gene encoding uncharacterized protein isoform X4, producing the protein MREADSLVENLKSRGTHESSSVGPDDTRFNSDVLTDKEDRWEPENSSVENEIYHTSKRKAGSSESCDSGRPGPSKGRDESSDFDSEVYYYSKIGWEKGEKSDRVTHSEHGKSRRKSRNKDRKLDSDDRPRQGSSQSSHRRHSSGLDDATDSSDGDKESVRKHKRHHAGHRSRDHKRPRIPTRMQKHGQKQ